A portion of the Pararge aegeria chromosome 10, ilParAegt1.1, whole genome shotgun sequence genome contains these proteins:
- the LOC120626905 gene encoding glucosidase 2 subunit beta: MIYSAWIRQLQSLTIVIFTFIISAQTDVPRPRGVSLSKASLYSPTKDFTCFDGTSTIPFSYVNDDYCDCFDGSDEPGTAACLNGVFYCTNAGHRPQNIPSSRVNDGICDCCDGTDEYATPGTCSNICEELGKEARAKAQQLADLHKSGNHIRLELIEKGNKKRSEMALQLLQLEKDKAEAEIIKNEKEVLKSELEAKENEALQVYRDAEEKDRQRKAELERQQQETEASEQFARFDSNSDGVLTTDEIKVVNVFDKNKDGEVDQEEILHFFGDKDSVNMEDFMSTTWPMVKPLLMLDQGMFRPAVKEEEDDEPEVDEEEETQRVEDTEDVGGDDENIEEIPHDDADEQDVEPEQSRAYDDETQKLIDEATEARRQLTDAERTVREIESNIRTFQQNLEKDYGLQQEYATLDGQCLEYEDKEYIYKLCLFQKVTQKSKNGGMEVGLGEWGEWAGREGNKYSVMKYTNGMACWNGPSRMSIVNINCGLESKLTSVTEPFRCEYKIELTTPAACDDSNLTQEATHDEL; this comes from the coding sequence ATGATTTATTCTGCTTGGATTAGGCAACTACAGTCGCTAACAATAGTCATATTTACGTTCATAATTTCGGCTCAAACGGACGTACCGCGTCCGCGCGGAGTTTCTTTATCTAAAGCGTCGCTCTATTCGCCGACTAAAGATTTTACGTGTTTCGACGGAACAAGCACTATTCCTTTCAGCTATGTAAATGACGACTACTGTGACTGCTTCGATGGCAGTGATGAACCAGGAACTGCTGCATGTTTGAACGGAGTTTTTTACTGTACAAATGCAGGACATCGACCGCAAAACATTCCTAGCTCTCGAGTTAATGATGGTATCTGTGATTGCTGTGATGGTACGGACGAGTACGCTACGCCCGGTACGTGTTCGAATATTTGCGAAGAATTGGGTAAAGAAGCTAGAGCCAAGGCGCAACAATTGGCAGACCTACATAAGTCTGGAAACCATATAAGATTAGAACTAATAGAGAAAGGTAATAAAAAGCGGAGTGAAATGGCTCTGCAGCTATTACAATTAGAAAAAGATAAAGCTGAagctgaaataattaaaaatgagaaAGAGGTGCTAAAGTCTGAATTGGAAGCCAAAGAAAATGAAGCTCTTCAAGTGTACAGAGATGCAGAAGAGAAAGATAGGCAGAGGAAAGCAGAGTTAGAGCGACAGCAACAAGAGACGGAAGCAAGTGAACAGTTTGCTAGGTTTGATTCAAACAGTGATGGTGTATTAACAACTGATGAAATTAAAGTAGTTAATGTTTTTGATAAGAATAAGGACGGTGAAGTTGATCAAGAGGAAATTCTGCATTTCTTTGGTGACAAAGATAGTGTAAATATGGAAGACTTTATGTCAACAACTTGGCCGATGGTAAAACCCTTATTAATGTTAGACCAAGGTATGTTCCGTCCAGCtgttaaagaagaagaagatgatgaaCCTGAAGTTGATGAAGAAGAAGAGACTCAAAGAGTTGAGGACACAGAAGATGTAGGTGGTGATGATGAAAACATTGAAGAAATCCCACATGATGACGCAGATGAGCAGGATGTTGAACCAGAGCAATCCAGAGCGTATGATGATGAAACACAAAAATTGATTGATGAAGCTACAGAGGCAAGACGCCAGCTTACAGATGCCGAACGTACTGTACGGGAAATAGAATCCAACATAAGAACATTCCAGCAAAACCTTGAAAAAGATTATGGTTTACAGCAGGAATATGCCACCCTAGATGGTCAATGTTTAGAATATGAAGACAAGgagtatatttataaactatgTCTCTTCCAGAAAGTCACTCAAAAGTCAAAGAATGGGGGCATGGAAGTTGGACTTGGCGAATGGGGAGAATGGGCTGGAAGAGAAGGTAACAAGTACTCAGTTATGAAGTACACAAATGGAATGGCCTGCTGGAATGGACCGAGTAGAATGTCTATTGTCAATATTAATTGTGGTTTGGAATCTAAGTTAACATCAGTCACAGAACCATTCCGTTGtgaatataaaatagaattaactACACCAGCTGCTTGTGATGACTCTAACCTAACACAAGAAGCCACACATGATGAGCTGTAG
- the LOC120627031 gene encoding ATP-dependent RNA helicase DDX18-like, with protein MGGDENISHFTFSMLESKVDSRILKSLKSMGFLKPTQIQAKALPHMLLGHDIIGAAKTGSGKTLAFLIPAVEKLINMEFSKKHGVGCLIITPTRELALQINVVLKKLLTEINLTHSLLVGGEKKLKEIASLQKGVNIIVGTPGRILDHLENTSGFNCNNLKCLVLDEADKLLEAGFQKHISGIIRRLPKKRQTVLFSATIDEKVENLARLALKDNPKLISVKDERQSTAAGLEQGYCICPVEKRLCWLYKMLKKCKKLKVMVFFSSCKSVDFHYEFFKVHCKAAVISIHGKQSQPRRKDAYQTFVQAKKGALFCTDVAARGLDIPSVNWIVQYDPPTDMKEYIHRVGRTARGLNNTGKAVILLREEEEKFVEYLKREKVYLDKYNFGETPDDVQKMLQDIIQKDGTMKILARKAYLSFLRCYKKHPHSEVFDIKNLDLKLAATAFGFSEQPHVDFLKTRKRKQTNVDATTAS; from the exons ATGGGAGGCGATGAAAATATTTCCCATTTCACTTTTTCTATGTTAGAAAGTAAAGTTGACAGTCGCATCTTGAAATCACTAAAATCAATGGGGTTTCTAAAGCCAACACAAATTCAAGCCAAAGCATTACCCCACATGCTTCTTGGGCACGATATCATCGGTGCCGCGAAGACGGGCAGTGGGAAAACTTTGGCGTTCTTAATACCAGCTGTAGAAAAATTAATCAACATGGAATTCAGTAAGAAACATG GTGTTGGTTGTTTGATTATTACTCCAACCAGGGAGTTAGCTCTACAAATTAATGTGGTGCTCAAGAAACTGTTGACGGAAATTAATTTAACACACAGCTTGCTTGTTGGAGGTGAAAAGAAATTGAAAGAAATTGCATCATTGCAAAAAG gtgTTAATATTATAGTTGGGACACCTGGCCGTATATTAGATCACTTAGAGAATACTTCTGGTTTTAACTGTAATAATCTTAAATGCCTCGTCCTGGATGAAGCTGATAAATTACTTGAAGCTGGCTTTCAGAAACACATTTCTGGAATTATAAGGAGATTGCCAA AAAAAAGACAAACAGTATTATTCAGTGCAACTATAGATGAGAAAGTTGAGAATCTTGCAAGATTGGCATTGAAGGATAACCCTAAATTAATATCTGTGAAAGATGAAAGACAGTCAACAGCTGCAGGTCTAGAGCAAGG ttATTGCATTTGCCCAGTGGAAAAGAGATTGTGTTGGCTGTATAAAATGCTGAAGAAGTGcaaaaagttaaaagtaatGGTATTCTTTTCTTCCTGCAAATCTGTTGATTTCCACTATGAGTTCTTCAAAGTACATTGTAAGGCAGCAGTAATTAGTATCCAT GGTAAGCAAAGTCAACCTAGAAGAAAAGATGCATACCAAACATTTGTTCAAGCAAAAAAAGGAGCATTGTTTTGCACTGATGTAGCAGCTAGAGGTTTAGATATTCCATCAGTCAATTGGATTGTACAGTATGATCCCCCTACAGATATGAAG GAATACATTCACAGAGTTGGACGTACGGCGAGAGGTTTAAATAACACTGGCAAAGCTGTAATATTGCTACGAGAGGAGGAAGAGAAATTTGTTGAATATTTGAAGagagaaaaagtttatttagacAAATACAATTTTGGCGAAACTCCCGATGATGTACAAAAAATG CTACAAGACATTATTCAAAAGGACGGCACTATGAAGATTCTAGCTCGAAAAGCATACCTTTCATTTCTAAGATGCTACAAAAAACATCCACATAGTGAAGTTTTTGATATAAAGAACTTGGATTTAAAACTTGCAGCTACAGCGTTCGGATTTTCGGAGCAACCTCACGTCGATTTCC
- the LOC120626993 gene encoding splicing factor 3A subunit 3: METILEQQRSYHEERERAMDAMVKEILHKKTGHRETINADHRLKNLHDRYIESSIRLKELYEDKDGLRKEEIAALSGPNEFQEFYARLKQIKEFHRKHPNEICVPMSVEFEEIAKMRENPSEDYTTPVEFSDEEGYGKYLDLHECYEKYINLKGIEKVDYITYLSLFDHLFDIPRERKNSEYRNYIRALLTYLKDFVSRVKPLQDQAQEMAAAHQEFLKVWEPGMFPGWPKETGGALTNVGAHLDLSAFSSWEELASLGLDRLKSALMALGLKCGGTLEERAQRLFSTKGQTALDKSLVAKKGANKAKATTQQRHKDIAAIEAQVYRFANIVSSTRAATIENVTRRAARAAGERRDESDEESDTSVTGDVDSDDDEVPYNPKNLPLGWDGKPIPYWLYKLHGLNISYSCEICGNFTYKGPKAFQRHFAEWRHAHGMRCLGIPNTAHFANVTQIEDALALWEKIKNQKEGERFVAENDEEYEDSQGNVVNRKTYEDLKRQGLL; the protein is encoded by the exons ATGGAGACTATATTGGAACAACAACGAAGTTACCATGAAGAGAGGGAACGAGCTATGGATGCAATGGTTAAAGAGATTTTGCACAAAAAGACTGGG CATCGCGAAACTATCAATGCAGACCACCGTCTTAAAAATTTACATGAC AGGTACATAGAATCTTCAATAAGGCTTAAAGAGCTGTATGAAGACAAAGATGGTTTGCGCAAAGAGGAAATTGCAGCTTTGTCTGGTCCTAATGAGTTTCAGGAGTTCTATGCAAGACTTAAACAGATTAAAGAATTTCATAGAAAACATCCCAATGAG ATATGTGTACCTATGTCAGTTGAATTTGAGGAAATTGCGAAAATGAGAGAGAATCCCTCCGAAGATTATACAA CACCAGTTGAGTTTTCCGATGAGGAGGGCTATGGAAAATACTTAGACTTGCACGAatgttatgaaaaatatatcaacTTGAAGGGAATAGAg AAAGTCGATTACATTACGTATTTAAGTTTATTCGACCATCTTTTTGACATACCGCGAGAGCGCAAGAACAGCGAATACAGGAACTATATAAGGGCACTGCTGACGTATCTCAAAGACTTCGTGAGTAGAGTGAAGCCCCTTCAAGATCAGGCGCAAGAAATGGCTGCGGCGCATCAGGAGTTTCTTAAAGTTTGGGAACCTGGGATGTTTCCTGGTTGGCCG aaagaaACCGGCGGTGCCTTGACTAATGTAGGTGCACATTTGGACTTATCCGCCTTCTCGTCGTGGGAGGAACTTGCGTCACTTGGGTTAGATAGATTGAAGTCAGCTCTTATGGCGCTTGGTTTAAAATGCGGCGGGACTTTAGAAGAAAGGGCACAAAG attattTAGCACGAAAGGTCAAACGGCTCTTGATAAATCTCTGGTCGCAAAGAAAGGGGCAAATAAGGCCAAGGCAACAACGCAGCAACGGCACAAAGATATTGCAGCTATTGAAGCCCAAGTTTACAG ATTCGCAAATATAGTGAGCAGTACTCGTGCAGCCACAATTGAAAACGTGACAAGACGCGCCGCCCGAGCCGCAGGCGAGCGTCGTGACGAGAGCGATGAAGAGAGTGACACGTCCGTTACAGGCGACGTCGACTCGGACGACGATGAAGTGCCATACAACCCGAAGAACTTGCCGTTGGGTTGGGACGGAAAG ccCATTCCATATTGGTTGTACAAACTGCACGGGCTGAATATCAGTTACTCGTGCGAAATATGTGGTAATTTCACATACAAGGGGCCCAAAGCATTCCAGCGTCACTTCGCCGAGTGGCGGCACGCTCACGGCATGCGGTGTCTTGGCATTCCCAACACGGCTCATTTCGCCAATGTTACACAGATTGAGGATGCTCTTGCTT tgtgggaaaaaattaaaaaccaaaagGAGGGTGAGAGATTTGTGGCAGAGAATGATGAAGAATATGAGGATTCGCAAGGAAATGTTGTTAACAGGAAGACGTATGAGGATTTGAAAAGACAAGGgcttctataa